From a single Aspergillus puulaauensis MK2 DNA, chromosome 2, nearly complete sequence genomic region:
- a CDS encoding uncharacterized protein (COG:K;~EggNog:ENOG410PN3T;~InterPro:IPR036236,IPR013087;~PFAM:PF00096,PF12874), with amino-acid sequence MTMVIENQNRQYGGGMGFDSVYQHGVPHHGQPPQFTDPWAAAHSSSHSTPPVYPAPVGIKQDENSRPSHISLPYSVPVSAPSMVAGSNYSSATSSTSYPAPDMMGLAHDIPRTTFEQTPAYTTAPSISSFAPASYAPISYASPVHQDNRRMSHAEASRVAPAQPGAGPTFGDALDASRGMVALSQDMTPRNIYGPRGSRGSGDSYGFPLAHSAGSSISSANSYPYYSASVGSVESSVTDYSSTTSESYENGHLSRTLPRPSTLLTGSAPPGPQSMMSQFSSKMPSNTQKKHKCKVCDKRFTRPSSLQTHMYSHTGEKPFACDVEGCGRHFSVVSNLRRHKKVHKGGKEGGSGDDEE; translated from the exons ATGACGATGGTCATTGAAAACCAGAACCGCCAGTACGGCGGCGGAATGGGGTTTGACAGTGTCTACCAACATGGCGTCCCGCATCACGGTCAACCACCACAATTCACAGACCCTTGGGCTGCCGCCCATTCTTCGTCTCACTCGACGCCCCCTGTTTACCCGGCTCCCGTGGGCATCAAACAGGACGAAAACAGCCGCCCGTCTCACATCTCTCTGCCATATTCCGTGCCTGTTTCTGCTCCTTCCATGGTCGCCGGCAGCAACTACTCGTCCGCCACATCATCCACCAGCTATCCCGCTCCTGACATGATGGGCCTTGCCCATGACATTCCCCGGACCACTTTTGAACAGACTCCTGCGTACACCACTGCCCCTTCGATTAGCAGCTTTGCGCCTGCCAGCTATGCACCGATCAGCTACGCATCCCCTGTCCACCAGGACAACCGTAGGATGTCTCATGC TGAGGCTTCTCGTGTTGCCCCAGCACAacctggagctggcccaACATTCGGTGATGCGCTTGATGCTAGCCGTGGAATGGTGGCGCTCAGTCAGGACATGACACCCCGAAACATTTATGGGCCTCGAGGCTCGCGAGGTTCAGGAGATTCGTATGGATTTCCCCTGGCACACTCCGCTGGTTCGTCTATCTCATCCGCCAACTCCTACCCATACTACAGCGCATCCGTGGGTTCTGTAGAGTCATCAGTCACCGACTACAGCTCAACAACTTCAGAGTCTTACGAGAATGGCCATTTGTCGCGCACACTCCCACGACCGTCCACTCTTCTGACTGGCAGTGCTCCCCCAGGCCCGCAGTCCATGATGAGCCAGTTTAGCTCAAAGATGCCGTCCAACACCCAGAAGAAGCACAAGTGCAAGGTGTGTGACAAGCGGTTTACCCGACCATCGTCTCTACAGACCCATATGTACAGTCACACTGGCGAGAAGC CATTTGCATGTGACGTGGAGGGCTGTGGTCGACACTTTTCCGTTGTCTCGAACCTGCGCCGCCACAAGAAGGTCCACAAGGGTGGAAAAGAGGGTGGTTCtggcgatgacgaagagtAA